Proteins from one Primulina huaijiensis isolate GDHJ02 chromosome 18, ASM1229523v2, whole genome shotgun sequence genomic window:
- the LOC140965274 gene encoding increased DNA methylation 3-like, translated as MDPSDNKTEGMEIYDCDPCNCLRFPVTSNMTQSFMLPLIPIPKVEDWCSNTSIVLTGTACRAGIGSPIGTVDIGVSTSAYYFCIALPGVKKDPGQFSIEIQRDGSVCVKGVTSTGSKTVTKYSRVFEMKYQRQCPPGPFTLSFSLPGPVDPRLFSPSFRSDGILEGVVAKYKGCQLS; from the exons ATGGATCCAAGTGACAACAAAACTGAAGGGATGGAAATATATGATTGTGATCCATGCAATTGTCTACGCTTCCCAGTTACCAGTAACATGACCCAGTCATTCATGTTACCTCTAATACCCATTCCAAAGGTGGAAGATTGGTGTTCGAACACATCGATTGTGTTGACTGGAACAGCATGTAGAGCCGGGATTGGATCTCCTATTGGAACAGTGGACATTGGTGTGAGCACATCAGCATATTATTTCTGCATTGCTCTACCTGGAGTTAAGAAGGATCCAG gtCAATTCAGCATTGAGATCCAACGGGATGGTAGTGTCTGCGTTAAAGGAGTAACTTCAACAGGTAGCAAAACCGTCACAAAATACTCTCGAGTCTTCGAAATGAAATACCAACGGCAATGTCCCCCTGGACCCTTCACGCTTTCCTTCAGCCTGCCGGGACCTGTTGATCCAAGGTTGTTCTCTCCCAGTTTTAGATCTGACGGCATCTTGGAAGGTGTCGTAGCAAAATACAAAGGGTGTCAGTTGTCTTAA